The Bacteriovorax sp. Seq25_V genome contains the following window.
ATAAAGACGATATCGAGAAGTTTCTTATCAAAAGAAATTTTCGGCATCCCTTCTGATGTACCAACATTGATCTGTGCGCTTTCAAATAAATGGTCTTGCTTACTGATAAATTCTTTTAGAGCATCGGCGATGCTGACGGTTGATAATTCTGGTCGAAAACTCTTATCCTCAATTTTTCCTAGATTTAAAATTTGCTCCACATTTTCTTGCAAACGATCAGTGTCTCTTCTCATGAGATCGAGGTACTGTATTTGCTTTTCTCTTGGAAGTTCATGTTTAAAAAATGTCTCAATAAAGATCTTCAAGCTTGCAATAGGAGTTTTAAGTTCGTGGGTGAAACCATTGATAAAGTTTTGCTGCATGCGATAGAGTTGAATCATCTTCTGATAATAAACAAAAATTAAAATCATCCCAAGAAGAATCACGGCAACAAGGATAGAGAGCGTTACAATCATAATCCAGGTTTCTGGAGATTTAAACTGGTCTGCAGGCAGTCCACTTCGCTGAATAAATTCGCGTAGAGAATCATTAACTCTTAAGTAAGAATCAATGTATAAATATAGCGAAGTCCCAAGAGCAATAAGTGTAAAAACAAAAATTGCCACAGGGTGTAAGAGGTTGATTTTTCTCATGGACGAATACTATCAAGAAGCGATACCCTTTAGCAGTAAACAACGCAGCATTATATGGAGATGTGACACAATGAATCAGTATATCGATCATACCCTACTCAAACCAGAAGCAACACGTGAGCAGATAGAGAAGCTTTGTGAAGAAGCAAAGAAGTACAACTTCAAAAGTGTTTGCCTTAATCCATCATGGGTAAGTTATGCAAAAGAACTTTTAAAAGACTCTGGAGTTCTTGTATGTACTGTAATTGGTTTTCCACTAGGAGCGACGTCAACTCAATCAAAAGCACTTGAAACTGAAGTAGCACTCAAAGATGGTGCTGACGAATTTGATATGGTTATTAATATTGGTGCACTAAAAGAAAATGCGGAGCAGGCAAATACTTTGGTTCAATCTGATATCAGGGCCGTTGTCGATGCTGCAAATGGAAAGACTGTAAAAGTTATCTTTGAAACATGTCTTCTTTCAAATGAAGAAATTCAGCGTGCATGCGAACTTTCTATTAAAGCAGGTGCTCATTTTGTAAAAACTTCTACGGGATTTAGTACTGCCGGGGCGAACCTAGAAGTCGTTAAATTAATGCTTGATACAGTTGGTAGTCGTGCTCTAGTAAAAGCATCTGGCGGAGTAAGATCTCTTGAAGATGCAAAAATTTATATCGATATGGGCGTAAAACGTCTGGGAACAAGCTCAGGTGTAGCAATCATGGAAGGACAGGAGACTAAAGGAGGCTACTAACTACCAGCCTCCACCGCCGCCACCTCCGCCGCCGCCACCAGAAGATGAACCGCTAGAAGAACTCGAAGATGATGCCATCGCACTTGTTAAAGATGAACCAAGTGAAGATGCTATCAAAGTAGCAGAAGAAAAACTTGTTCCACTTCCGCGATACCAAGAACTTGAATAATGTCCGGTACGAACATTGCGAACAGCTTCAGTCACCTCTTTATCAAAACGTGTACTCCACTGGACTTCCTCACCGAGGGCCAAGGCATAAGGTAAATACTTTTCAAAAATTTCCACTGTCATTTTTGGTGGGTTTAATTTATCAAGACGATCTTTTTCTGCAATTGAGAGATAAAGTTTAAATCCTTCGATTTCACGATGAAGTCGATAACCTTTCTTTGTCGGTCTTCCCATAAGGGCCAAGTAGATACCGAGGGACAATGACAACATTAAAAAAATAATAATTAGCAAGTATGAATTTCCAATACAGATACTTGCAAAAACACCACCATGAAATCCCATAAAGAGTACTGGAAAAATAACAAATATCTTATGACGTTTACTCTTTATACCTTTTTTAAAAAATGTACTTGTAAGAAGATAGCCAATTGCCGCATACTCGATCAGACCAACGAAAACGCCAATTGCTTCTTCTCCAAATCCCTTAAATGCCTCATAACCAGCGAAAAATATAATAAAGCAGGCTAATACACCATAAGACCAATTAGAAATATAAATATCTTTCTTTAAACTTTTCAACGCCAAGTCATACTTAATCTTAACTTTAACTAATGTGCTACGACTTGAGCGAGAGATTTTAACTCGATCAGTGCTTTCAAATAAAGTTTCAAATAAGACCTTTTCTTCCGCAGGAAGAGTGTTTACTTCAGGATGACTCTCATTTTTTTCTAAATAAAAGCTTCCCTCTTCGCTGATTGTAACAAAGCCCTTGACCGCCAGACTAAGAATTGAAGCAGAAATCGCCTCTTTGGAAGCACCGTAGAGATAAATTAAGTTGGCGCCTGCCGCAGAAATATCTTCAGGCGGATAAAAGCGAGGAATGACAATTTTATCCGTAGGGTCTTTTCCAGTTTGGTACCAAATAAAAACAAGCGCAAAGAATACAGCGATAATCAGAAAGAACTTACTAACAATACCCGTGACTTCTATATCTTGCCAAACAAGTGAAGGCCCTGAGAGTTTGGCCACTTGATCAATTGGAAATCGAACCGCAACTGACCAACCTTCACCAGGGTTTAAAGTACGAGTTGTTTCGACTTCAACAATATCGTTCCCAGAGACAATTTTAAAATCCGCCCCACGAGTTCCATACTTACCAGTGTAAGCAACTTCAAAGTTAAGAGATTTCGGATTAGAGGAGTTCAGTTGAAAAGCAACGCGACTTTTCTCAATTGGAAACTTCCAGCCATCTCCAGTAATATTCCAGAATAACTCTCCTAAACCAACATCATCAAGAAAATTAATATGGCGATTCATCAAATAACTAAAACGATAACGATGAATACCGTTTTTGAGGAAGGTATCTTTACGCCCAAAATAGATTCGAATAGAGTTTTTCATCGACTTCACATGGAAGTCTTCTTTTTGACCATCTCGCCGTAAATCTAAAATCCGAAAGGCATTTGAAACAATATTCCCATTACCCTTTCCACGAATCAAAGGAAGATCGCGATAAATCCCACGCTTAATATTTCTTCCTTCACTTTCGACTTCAATTTCTTCGGTCACTGTAATAGTTGAATCAGCATTGATAATAATACTGACATCAAAATCCGAGATTCTTTCTGCCGCTAGATTATTGAAAGAAAATAATATAAAAAGAACGAGTGCTAATTTCTTAGCTAAAATCAAAATTTAATCTCCGGTATTACTGTTTCACTTTCATCAACATCAAAGAAGTCTTGTTTTTTGAAATGAAAGAGGTTTGCTATAATATTACCAGGGAATGTTTGTACCGAAATATTTAGCTCTCTGACTGTTCCATTAAAATAACGTCTTGAGATTTGAATTTCATCCTCAAGTTTAGAAATTTGCTTTTGAAATTCTTTAAAGTTTTCATTAGCTTTTAGGTCAGGATAGTTCTCCGCTAATGCAAAGATAGACCTTAAGTTTGTAGTAAAATCTTTTTCCTTCTCAAGTAACTC
Protein-coding sequences here:
- a CDS encoding sensor histidine kinase KdpD; this translates as MRKINLLHPVAIFVFTLIALGTSLYLYIDSYLRVNDSLREFIQRSGLPADQFKSPETWIMIVTLSILVAVILLGMILIFVYYQKMIQLYRMQQNFINGFTHELKTPIASLKIFIETFFKHELPREKQIQYLDLMRRDTDRLQENVEQILNLGKIEDKSFRPELSTVSIADALKEFISKQDHLFESAQINVGTSEGMPKISFDKKLLDIVFMNLFTNALRYNESDQKTIDIYFKLQGRELELVFKDNGIGIRRDKQKDIFKKFYQIGKSVKGSGLGLYMVSQVMRVHRGRVFATSDGIGKGSSFHIVFRVSK
- the deoC gene encoding deoxyribose-phosphate aldolase, giving the protein MNQYIDHTLLKPEATREQIEKLCEEAKKYNFKSVCLNPSWVSYAKELLKDSGVLVCTVIGFPLGATSTQSKALETEVALKDGADEFDMVINIGALKENAEQANTLVQSDIRAVVDAANGKTVKVIFETCLLSNEEIQRACELSIKAGAHFVKTSTGFSTAGANLEVVKLMLDTVGSRALVKASGGVRSLEDAKIYIDMGVKRLGTSSGVAIMEGQETKGGY
- a CDS encoding DUF2207 domain-containing protein, whose product is MILAKKLALVLFILFSFNNLAAERISDFDVSIIINADSTITVTEEIEVESEGRNIKRGIYRDLPLIRGKGNGNIVSNAFRILDLRRDGQKEDFHVKSMKNSIRIYFGRKDTFLKNGIHRYRFSYLMNRHINFLDDVGLGELFWNITGDGWKFPIEKSRVAFQLNSSNPKSLNFEVAYTGKYGTRGADFKIVSGNDIVEVETTRTLNPGEGWSVAVRFPIDQVAKLSGPSLVWQDIEVTGIVSKFFLIIAVFFALVFIWYQTGKDPTDKIVIPRFYPPEDISAAGANLIYLYGASKEAISASILSLAVKGFVTISEEGSFYLEKNESHPEVNTLPAEEKVLFETLFESTDRVKISRSSRSTLVKVKIKYDLALKSLKKDIYISNWSYGVLACFIIFFAGYEAFKGFGEEAIGVFVGLIEYAAIGYLLTSTFFKKGIKSKRHKIFVIFPVLFMGFHGGVFASICIGNSYLLIIIFLMLSLSLGIYLALMGRPTKKGYRLHREIEGFKLYLSIAEKDRLDKLNPPKMTVEIFEKYLPYALALGEEVQWSTRFDKEVTEAVRNVRTGHYSSSWYRGSGTSFSSATLIASSLGSSLTSAMASSSSSSSGSSSGGGGGGGGGGGW
- a CDS encoding LemA family protein; translation: MPIALIVFFALVVLTIFTTIFIYNILVTKTAMTEEAWSGVEVQLKRRYDLIPMLIETVKSYASHEDKLFSKVLSSRENCLNSQGSPSELLEKEKDFTTNLRSIFALAENYPDLKANENFKEFQKQISKLEDEIQISRRYFNGTVRELNISVQTFPGNIIANLFHFKKQDFFDVDESETVIPEIKF